From the Candidatus Auribacterota bacterium genome, the window TCCATTCACCACCTCGTGCTCAGGGCACTCGATGAGCTGGAGTGAATTTTTTGGAAGCCCCGCGCGCGCCGCAGCGCCCCTCAAGACGCGCGCCAGTGCCACATTAGAATGGAGCGCCTCCCTGCCCCCTCTCAAAATGACGGCATTGCCGGCCTTGATACACAATGCCGCCGCGTCGGCGGTCACGGTGGGCCTCGCCTCGTAGATCATGGCGATCACCCCGATGGGGACGCGCACCTTCTGGATCGTGAGCCCGTTCGGCCGTTCCCACGCGCTGAGGACCTCTCCCACCGGGTCCGGGAGGGACGCAATCTGCCGGAGCCCCTCGCACATCTCCTGGATGGTCTTCTCGCTGACTTCGAGCCTCTGGAGGACCGCGGCTGAAATGCCCTTCTCAGCGGCCGCCTTGAGATCACGCCTGTTCGCATCGAGGATGGGACGCACCCCCTTCTCTATGGATTCCGCCATCTCGATGAGGGCGTTGCGCTTCGCCTCCGCGGAGACCGTTGCGAGCACCGAGGATGCCGCGCGCGCCTTCCTGCCGATCGCTTCGACGTACTGTTTTATGTTCGACCCCGCGCTCATGTATTCTACCTTCCGTCTCCTGAATTTTTTCTCCGGTCTGCCGGCTCCTTGACGAGTACCAGATTATCCCGGTGGACCACCTCATCGTAGTCCTTGTACCCGAGCACTGCCTGTATCTCCCCGGTCTTCAACCCCTTTATTTTTCGGAGGTCTTCAGAGGCATAGTTCGTCAGCCCGCGGGCTATCTCGCGCGCCTGGAGCGTCACGATGCTCACCTTGTCGCCGCTCTTGAAATCACCGAGCGCGTCCTTGACGCCCGTGGGCAGGAGACTTGTGCCCCGCTCCAGGAGCGCCGCCGCCGCGCCGTCATCAACGACTATTTTCCCTTTCGGTTTGATAAAAAAAGCGATCCAGCGTTTTCGCCCCCGCATCCTTCCCCCCTGCGGATGAAAAAACGTCCCCACCTGATCTCCCGCGAAGAGTTTTCCCAGAATGTCCTTCTCCCGCCCGTCAGCCACGATCGCTGCCTCTCCCGATGAGGTGACCATCTTCACGGCCTTCAACTTGCTCGCCATCCCGCCGGTTCCCCTCTCCGAGCCGACGCCCCGGGCGAGCGCTTCGATCTCGTGACTCATGCATGGGACCTCCCTGATCAGTTCACCGCCGCCCTTTTTCGGATCCACAGTCATCAGTCCCGCCGTATCGGTGAGGATGATGAGCAGGTCGGCCTTGACAAGGTTCGAGACCAGCGCGGAGAGGTTGTCGTTGTCACCAAATTTGATTTCCTCGGTGGATACCGTGTCGTTCTCGTTGATGACGGGGACGATCCCTTTCTCAAGCAGCGCGATAATGGTATTGCGCGCGTTCAGATGCCGGTGGCGGACCTTCAGGTCATCGGCGGTGAGCAGGATCTGAGCTGCTTCAACGCCCTGCGCGCGGAACTGCACCGCGTACAGATTCATCAAATAGCTCTGTCCCACCGCTGCCGCCGCCTGGAGCTGGGGCAGCAGCTTGGGTCGCTGGGAGAGCCCCAGGCGGGCCATACCGGTGGAGATGGCGCCGGAGGTCACAAGAATTACCTCTCTCCCCTCCCGGCAGAGGCCCGCGATCTGCCGAGCGAGTCCATCAATGACCTTCTCGCTTATGTGACCGTCCGCACCAGAGAGCACATTGCTCCCCACCTTTACCACGATCCTGTGCGCCTTCGAAATCAGTTGTGTTCTCATAGGTCAACGGTGCTTATCTGTGTCGAACGTGAATCTCTGTGGCCTCCGTGGCTGCTTTCTTTATTCTCGTACAGCAGCTTCGCGAGGGCGGCGACGAGCTCCTTCACCCCCTTCCCCGTGAGCGCCGAGATCGGGTATACCCTGCCGCCGTGCGCTCTCGTCCTCCGGCAGAACTCCTCCAGGCGCACTGCCGCCTCGGGGAGGTCCATTTTGTTGGCGGCGATGAGGCGAGTCTTCTTCATGAGTTCAGGCTGGTGCAGTGCGAGCTCCGTCTCGAGCGTCATGAGCACATCGAGCGGCTCATGCCCGTCCACCGCTGCCATGTCTATGACGATGAGGAGGAGACGAGTCCGCTCGATATGCCTCAGAAACTCGTGGCCGAGTCCCACATTGCGATGCGCGCCCTCAATCAGCCCAGGGATGTCAGCGACCACAAACGACCCGTCTTCACCATAGCGGACAAGACCGAGGTGGGGTTCACGCGTGGTGAAGGGATAGGGCGCAATCTTGGGGCGGGCGGCGGAAATCTTCGATATGAGCGTTGATTTCCCTGCGTTTGGATAGCCCACCAGCCCCACATCTGCGATCAGTTTAAGCTCGAGTTCGAGCGTCCGCTCCTCTCCCGCCTCGCCCTTCTCGGCTATTCGAGGAGCCCTCCTGGTTGAGCTCTTGAAGTGCTCATTCCCCCGGCCGCCGCGGCCGCCCCGCGCCGCGAGGAGGCGCTGCCCATCTTCGCACAAATCGCCGACAGTGGCGCCCGCCGGAACTTCGCGCACGACCGTTCCCACGGGGACACGCACCAGCAGGTCTTTCCCACCGGCTCCGCTCTGGAGTTTCCCCCTGCCGTGCTCGCCCTTGCCGGCCCTCAGTTGGGGTTGATAGTAGAAATCAAGGAGCGTCGCAAGATTCTTATCCGCAAAAAGAAAGACGTCCCCCCCCTTTCCTCCGTTACCGCCGTTGGGACCGCCCTTGGGGACGTATTTTTCCCGGCGGAAACTCACGCAGCCGTTTCCACCGTCTCCCGCTTTAACCAAAACTTTAATCCTATCTATGAACACGTATTGTCGCGTTACTCCACTTGAAATTGTAAATTGCAATTTGCAACTTGCAATTATACTGCGGGTATCACGCCCACTTTTCTATGCCCTTTCGTCTCCCCTGTAAAACTGACGATGCCGTCGATGAGGGCAAAAAGGGTGTCGTCTCTCCCCCTGCCGACATTGACGCCGGCTGCGAAACGTGTTCCGTGCTGCCTCACGAGGATACTCCCGCTCGTGACGCGCTGACCGCCGAACCGCTTGACCCCCAGACGCTGAGAATTGCTGTCGCGGCCATTCCTCGAACTCCCCATTCCCTTTTTATGTGCCATGTCGAATCCCTCCGCGTTGTAACCGCTGAAGACGCTGAAATTTTGCAGATTGGTGGTTCGAGCGCCCTCAGTGGTTGAAACTTCAGACTGTCTTGATCTCCTTGATTCTCACCACACTCATGGTCTGTCGGTGCCCGATGCGTCGCCTGTAATTTTTCCGTCGCTTCTTCTTTAACGGGTAGAGCTTGGTTCCCCTCTCCTCGGACTCGGACGTCCCTATCACCACGGCATTGTCGACCGTAGGATGCCCCACGAGCACCTTATCTCCCTCCGAGATAAGGAGTACGTCCTTGAATTCAATATCCTTCCCCTTAACGGCATCCACCTTTTCGATGACGAGCCGGTCGCCCTGTGATACTCTGTACTGCTTTGAACCACTCTGTATTATAGCAAACATTACTTCCTCCCTCAAGTTTTACAACGATGAGATACTATACTTTTTTCATCCCCCTTTGTCAAGGTAGATCTCCCGCCTGTGTAGATCTCCCGCCCGAAATGGCGGATACCATATCGAAACGTTCACCTGATAGGTGAAATGCAATCAGAAGCAGTTCTCCCTGTAGGGGCTTGATTCATCAAGCCCGCCAAGCGGGTCGGATGAATCCCTGCCCTAGTCAATAGTGTCGAGACCCCGATATTTCCCGTTTATTTTGGCTTTGGAACGGAGAGACAACGGCAAATCTTCTTAGCGAGTTTTTGGAGATCTCATTATGCCGGGGAATAGCTTCAATCCACCCCGTGGCAGGATTCGTCCACAAAGAGTGAGATGCTCCCTCACGCTTAAGGAAACACCCGTGTCGCCGGAAGTGACGGAGCAGTTCCTTTTGCTTCATCCGAGCGCCACCAATTCCCTTTCAGCATTCGGGGGAATACCGCGAAGGACATCCTTCCTGCGGTCCTCAAGAATCAACTCGATGGCGTCTGCCAAGTTCTTCAGGCACTCCTTTTTCGTGCGTCCCTGGCCGTTCGCTCCGGGAATCTCGGGGCAGTAAGCAATGAATCACCGCCCATCGCGCTCGACAATTGCCGTGAATTCGTTGTGCATGATTTATCTCTTCTCTTATGAAATATTATACTGCGCAGGCAATGGGGTCCTCAATCATAATTTTCCATGCCCAACGTAGAAATCGGCCGCCGCGCTTTTTGCGGTCGGCTGCATTGACTCGTTATATTTTTTTACAACAAATGGCACGAATTATACGAATAAATTATTTAGTTTTCGCACAAAGCAACAAAGAACAAAATTATTTTATATCCTCTTATTGTTTTTTGTGTCTCGGTGCCTCTGATTGCAATATTTCTTGAGTGAGAATTTCCTTATGTCCACCAAATACCAATATTGCAAAACAGGCAGACCAGCTTTCTCTCATATTGAATTCTGAGTTTATGTTTTTTAAATATTTATTCTCTGGAGAGTTTAATTCCAGCTGGCTATTATTTTTTTCGTAATGCAAGATACCGAAAATGGAAAAATCAGGATTTGGAATAGGATCAAATTTAAGTGATACAGGAAGTCCAATGCCCAAAAAAATACTTTTCTGATAAGTCTCTTTTCCTACTGTAATAGGACAATCTATTATTTCTCCATCGCGATATATTGTTAATGTAATTTTTGTTCCTGTCGTACTTTTTTCTATTATCTTTCTAAATGTTTTTATATTATCCACTTCCTTAGTATCTATTTTAAAGATAAGATCGCCTTCTTTAATCCCGGCATTCAATAGTGGTGTATTTTCATAAACTCTGGAGACAAATATTGCACCTGATTGATTTTGTCTTATCTTATCCGGTAATGCAGACATTTTCGAGTAATTACCTCCAATCCAACCTGTTTGGTAAATTTGTTCGGCAGAAAGACAACCAATAAAGAAAAATATAAAAATACCTCCCATAAATAAAAATAATCGATACTTTCCCATAATTCATTTTCCTCCTTATTAATATAACGACCGAATTGCGCGGCGATCCCACTGCCTGCCTGCCGGTAGGCAGGAGCGGGACGCGGGGAGGAGCGAACGCATGAGCGTTCGCGCATCCGCGCCAGCAAAGCGACTGTTCCCCATGAGCATTCCTTACAGGCAATTTTCAGGCCCAAAAATCGCGTCTAACTCACATTCCGCGCTTCCGGGAATGAGTATTTCGTGATTTATGATGAGTTATTAGATCAAAATTTCCAGAATTTCTCTTCTGTAATATCCATTAGTTTTAAGACCTGTCGTTGCGTGTGGTTTAACTGATCCCGGTACTCCTCCAGTGTGTGGCTGTTCTGAGTGATTCGGTAAGTGGAGATACCCTCAAAGGTCTTCAGGATTCGAGAAGTGGTAGGATGTGGCGCATCACGCTCTTCCGGATACAGCTTCAAGGGATCAAGCTTCTGTGCCTTGATCCGATGACATACCAACCGCTCAATGAGCGCCTGCACCAATAACGCGAGGAAGAACACGAACATATTTGCTTCAACCCGATCAATTCGCTTGAATAACAGCGGCGCTGCCCGGTGAATGCTCTTGAATTGACTGAAGCGTTTCTCAAGCCGAGGCTGATACTTGTATATTTTCAGCACATCTCTGGGAGACACCATTGGGTCGGTACAGACCAGGGGAAACAGCCCGTCGGTTCGGGCTTCTCGGCGCAGGGCATCTTGATCGGGCGACCAATGCAGACTGTAAGAGACCCGGCAGGCTGTCCTGTATTGGGAATGGATTCCGGGGCGCCCTCGACGCCGTAGCCGCATGCGCTCAATATGGGTCCTGACATCGACGCGCATAAGATGCCGCACATCCAGCTGTGTGAGGATTCCCGTGGCAGCTCGTTCAATGCGTCCCTTTTTCTCCAAACGGCCCTTGTTGATCTTCAGGTTTAACGCCGCAAGGGACACCCCTGCCCTCCGCAGCCGATCTTCACGGCTATATCGATCCCGTTCGCGCTTCTCACTGGAGGAATACCACCATAGTGGATAGCTATCCACCCGCGTGCGGTGTTGACCCTCATAGAGGTAAAAATATTCAGTCGTGGACTCATCACAGGGCTTTGGCCTTCTCCAGAGCAGTTTCTTTTTTATGCCGGCCACGCGGATCCCGTCCTTGAATTGACGAGCCTCCAGTCTGCCTTCCGGGAGGATGGTTATCGCCCGGCCTCCACCGGAGACGATGTGTGCAAGTTGCTTCTGCCCGCAGAGCTTGCAGTCTCCCACATAGATAAAATCAGGGCGCCCGTGAATCTGGCGCAACGTCTCCCAGGTCTCAATGTGGGTGGCATCCTCGTTCCGGTTCCCGGGATACGCCTTATGATGTACGGGAACTGCCCCGTCCTCACAGATGCTCAAGCAGAATACAAGCTGCTTGAGATCGGGCCGATGGCCCTTACTGTACCCACGGAGCATTTCAAGCCCGGAGCGCGTCCGTCCGGCGATCCTGCCGAATGTTGAGACTGTGGTGCAATCGTTGTGGATGCGACTCAGATCGATCTTGAACGTCCTGACGGCTGAAACCACAACCGATGTCATGAGGGAGGCCCGGTCGGCCTGATACAGTTTGTCAAGCGCCCGGGTAAACCTGTCATCGCTGAATTTAACGCCCGGGAGTCGTGCGTATCCCAGGCAGCGCAGATCAACTGATTCGACCCACTGTTGGAGTTCATACAGAGGATCTTTCGCCACCGCCATGTTCATTACGAGCAGCAGCACTGCATCAACGGCGGGGATTGATCCTCGTTCAGAAGCCGGAATAGTATCGCCCAGGATTTGCCTCAGGCGCATCCGTCGCATGATCTCATCCACAAGCGGCAACCCGCCCACCTGCAAACGCATAAGTTGCCTGTCAGAGTTAGTTGACATCTTGAACATATAATGCTTTAATATAATCAAGATGACAACAACAAAATCCAGGACTGCATTGCTCACCCTGCACGATCAACAGACGAGACTGATCCGGCAGCTGCTCACGCTGCAGCCACTACTGCGGGGAACGGTGAGTCACGTGGTTACTCGCTGCGGCAAGGCCAGGTGCTGGTGCGCGCAAAGTCCCAAGGGACATCCCCATGTTCGGATGTCATGGAGTCAGCAGGGTACAATCATTACCCGCAAAGTCCCTTCCTCTGATCTCGCAAATGTGCGCACGCTGACGGAAAATTACCGGAGATTTCGCTCCCTCCGGCGCAGACTGTTGGGTATGCAGTCCAAAATGAAAAAGATGTTCGACGACTATGAGATGGCATTGATTGAGCAAAGCCGAATGAGGCTCCCCTTCCTCAGCGTAGCGACAAATAATGCAGTACAAAAGAACAAAGGCGTGCAATAATTAGCGGAGCGATAAAAATCGGCATGCCATAACTAATTGGAGGGATTAGAGTTACAAAATTAAAATCCCTCAAAAACACCATCCCGGAAGCGCGGAATGTGAGGTCTAAGCCACTTTTAAAGGCCCTGAAATCACAC encodes:
- the obgE gene encoding GTPase ObgE, which codes for MFIDRIKVLVKAGDGGNGCVSFRREKYVPKGGPNGGNGGKGGDVFLFADKNLATLLDFYYQPQLRAGKGEHGRGKLQSGAGGKDLLVRVPVGTVVREVPAGATVGDLCEDGQRLLAARGGRGGRGNEHFKSSTRRAPRIAEKGEAGEERTLELELKLIADVGLVGYPNAGKSTLISKISAARPKIAPYPFTTREPHLGLVRYGEDGSFVVADIPGLIEGAHRNVGLGHEFLRHIERTRLLLIVIDMAAVDGHEPLDVLMTLETELALHQPELMKKTRLIAANKMDLPEAAVRLEEFCRRTRAHGGRVYPISALTGKGVKELVAALAKLLYENKESSHGGHRDSRSTQISTVDL
- the proB gene encoding glutamate 5-kinase, which produces MRTQLISKAHRIVVKVGSNVLSGADGHISEKVIDGLARQIAGLCREGREVILVTSGAISTGMARLGLSQRPKLLPQLQAAAAVGQSYLMNLYAVQFRAQGVEAAQILLTADDLKVRHRHLNARNTIIALLEKGIVPVINENDTVSTEEIKFGDNDNLSALVSNLVKADLLIILTDTAGLMTVDPKKGGGELIREVPCMSHEIEALARGVGSERGTGGMASKLKAVKMVTSSGEAAIVADGREKDILGKLFAGDQVGTFFHPQGGRMRGRKRWIAFFIKPKGKIVVDDGAAAALLERGTSLLPTGVKDALGDFKSGDKVSIVTLQAREIARGLTNYASEDLRKIKGLKTGEIQAVLGYKDYDEVVHRDNLVLVKEPADRRKNSGDGR
- the rplU gene encoding 50S ribosomal protein L21, which codes for MFAIIQSGSKQYRVSQGDRLVIEKVDAVKGKDIEFKDVLLISEGDKVLVGHPTVDNAVVIGTSESEERGTKLYPLKKKRRKNYRRRIGHRQTMSVVRIKEIKTV
- the rpmA gene encoding 50S ribosomal protein L27, yielding MAHKKGMGSSRNGRDSNSQRLGVKRFGGQRVTSGSILVRQHGTRFAAGVNVGRGRDDTLFALIDGIVSFTGETKGHRKVGVIPAV
- a CDS encoding IS1634 family transposase → MRLQVGGLPLVDEIMRRMRLRQILGDTIPASERGSIPAVDAVLLLVMNMAVAKDPLYELQQWVESVDLRCLGYARLPGVKFSDDRFTRALDKLYQADRASLMTSVVVSAVRTFKIDLSRIHNDCTTVSTFGRIAGRTRSGLEMLRGYSKGHRPDLKQLVFCLSICEDGAVPVHHKAYPGNRNEDATHIETWETLRQIHGRPDFIYVGDCKLCGQKQLAHIVSGGGRAITILPEGRLEARQFKDGIRVAGIKKKLLWRRPKPCDESTTEYFYLYEGQHRTRVDSYPLWWYSSSEKRERDRYSREDRLRRAGVSLAALNLKINKGRLEKKGRIERAATGILTQLDVRHLMRVDVRTHIERMRLRRRGRPGIHSQYRTACRVSYSLHWSPDQDALRREARTDGLFPLVCTDPMVSPRDVLKIYKYQPRLEKRFSQFKSIHRAAPLLFKRIDRVEANMFVFFLALLVQALIERLVCHRIKAQKLDPLKLYPEERDAPHPTTSRILKTFEGISTYRITQNSHTLEEYRDQLNHTQRQVLKLMDITEEKFWKF
- a CDS encoding PDZ domain-containing protein → MGKYRLFLFMGGIFIFFFIGCLSAEQIYQTGWIGGNYSKMSALPDKIRQNQSGAIFVSRVYENTPLLNAGIKEGDLIFKIDTKEVDNIKTFRKIIEKSTTGTKITLTIYRDGEIIDCPITVGKETYQKSIFLGIGLPVSLKFDPIPNPDFSIFGILHYEKNNSQLELNSPENKYLKNINSEFNMRESWSACFAILVFGGHKEILTQEILQSEAPRHKKQ